A genomic window from Elaeis guineensis isolate ETL-2024a chromosome 3, EG11, whole genome shotgun sequence includes:
- the LOC105040327 gene encoding LOW QUALITY PROTEIN: uncharacterized protein (The sequence of the model RefSeq protein was modified relative to this genomic sequence to represent the inferred CDS: inserted 5 bases in 5 codons): MAPPCHPLEFPKEKFWRSYFFTHAIILILXLSFLAFQTPAASTTSKRNDATDRLALLSFKTLITDRSGALESWSNATLHHCQWEGVTCGGRRHRGRVIALELDELNLTGSMSPHLGNLTFLRRLHLSTNQLQGPIPQELGRLFRLQSLNLSHNYLEGEIPTNLSRCADLRRINLSFNMLRGSIPMQYGFLPKLMVLILGDNPLTGGIPSSLGNISSLMALLLYENDLEGSIPDSLGKLASLQIFQVTINKLSGEIPSSLYNLSSIQYFVAGENRLVGNLPSNMFDTLPNLQMLILDDNQFDGLIPNSLPNASRLVELDLKGNNFNGIVPSNLGNLKNLYWINLGKNQLEARDAKDWTFLTALTNCSFLGVLGLADNRLGGELPSSIANLSRKLDGLSMGQNEISGSIPQEIGNLANLTVFLLYNNRLTGIIPPTIGKLRKLHVLNLSGNNFTGRIPSSIGNLTQLIMLYLEESGLSGTIPAEFGNCKSLEELNLSYNKLSGAIPRELVSLSSLSTYLDLSGNALVGSLPAEVGSLKNLGELNISENRLSGEIPSTLGDCQSLEYLYMKGNLFQGNIPQSLGNLKGLQELDLSXNNLSGSIPESLGRLRALLQLDLSFNDLTGEVPKEGVFKNASAISILHNDGLCGGIVELNLPSCDTQSSTKKHMSLALKTIIIVISVXLFLVLLLSVYMSLHWVKNCSRTSSPXSIKDQFMRVSYXDLFRATNGFSSSNLIGAGSFGSVYKGVLDSIEHIVAVKVLDLQQRGASKSFMAECEALRNIRHRNLVKILTSCSGVDSKGDDFKALVLEFMPNGSLEKWLHPEESLHSEKRTLSLIQRLNIAIDVASALDYLHHHSQIPIVHCDLKPSNVLLDDDMCAHLSDFGLARILSDEVFKSNEYPSSSVGIRGTIGYIAPEYGMGGQVSTKGDVYSYGILLLEMFTGKRPTDDILKDGLELYKYVEMAFPDRVLDVVDPHLLLWEDHQDARGDFLNNNEARVEEQKCMVSVIRIGLSCSKEDPRERMEMENGVSDMNATRDKLLRAYLMT; the protein is encoded by the exons ATGGCTCCGCCTTGCCATCCACTGGAGTTCCCTAAAGAAAAGTTCTGGAGGTCATACTTCTTCACCCATGCCATCATTTTAATCC GTTTGAGCTTCTTGGCATTCCAAACCCCAGCAGCTTCTACCACTTCAAAAAGAAACGATGCAACCGATCGCCTCGCCCTTCTATCCTTTAAAACTCTCATAACCGATCGCTCTGGAGCATTAGAATCCTGGAGCAACGCCACTCTCCATCACTGTCAGTGGGAAGGCGTCACATGTGGCGGCCGCCGGCACCGAGGGAGGGTCATAGCATTAGAGCTCGACGAGCTCAACCTTACCGGCTCCATGTCGCCACACCTTGGAAATCTCACTTTCCTCAGAAGGCTCCACCTGTCCACGAATCAACTCCAAGGACCCATCCCACAGGAACTAGGCCGCTTGTTCCGGCTTCAGTCTCTCAACCTCAGCCACAATTATCTTGAAGGGGAGATTCCCACCAATCTCAGTAGATGCGCTGACCTCCGCAGGATCAACTTAAGCTTCAACATGCTCAGAGGATCAATTCCTATGCAATATGGCTTCCTTCCAAAACTCATGGTACTTATTCTTGGCGACAACCCTCTAACCGGTGGCATTCCATCCTCACTGGGGAACATCTCCTCTCTTATGGCCCTTCTTCTCTATGAAAATGATTTGGAGGGAAGCATTCCAGACAGCCTAGGAAAGCTCGCGAGCCTGCAAATCTTTCAAGTGACTATAAACAAGCTTTCAGGTGAGATTCCATCCTCTCTTTACAATCTCTCTTCCATTCAGTACTTTGTTGCAGGCGAGAATCGTCTTGTCGGGAATCTACCATCCAATATGTTTGATACCCTTCCGAACCTCCAAATGCTTATTTTGGACGACAACCAATTTGATGGTCTCATTCCAAATTCACTCCCCAATGCCTCTAGATTGGTAGAACTTGATCTCAAAGGTAACAACTTCAATGGAATAGTGCCCTCGAATCTGGGAAATCTGAAGAATCTCTACTGGATTAATCTCGGTAAAAATCAGCTTGAAGCTAGAGATGCCAAGGATTGGACTTTCCTCACCGCTTTGACAAACTGCAGTTTTTTAGGGGTACTAGGACTTGCGGACAACAGGCTTGGTGGCGAGCTGCCCAGCTCTATTGCCAATCTCTCCAGAAAGCTAGATGGGCTGTCAATGGGGCAGAACGAAATATCAGGAAGCATACCTCAAGAAATTGGGAACCTTGCCAATCTAACAGTGTTCTTATTGTATAACAACCGCTTGACCGGCATAATTCCTCCTACCATTGGAAAGCTTCGGAAGTTACATGTTCTGAATCTATCAGGAAACAATTTTACTGGACGGATTCCATCTTCCATTGGCAACCTTACACAATTGATTATGCTGTACTTGGAAGAGAGCGGCCTGAGTGGAACTATACCTGCAGAATTCGGAAACTGCAAGAGCTTAGAAGAGCTTAACCTTTCTTACAATAAGTTAAGTGGTGCCATCCCCAGAGAGCTTGTTAGCCTTAGTTCTCTCTCCACATATCTTGATTTATCAGGTAATGCCCTTGTTGGATCCTTGCCCGCGGAAGTTGGCAGCTTGAAGAATCTTGGTGAGCTCAATATTTCTGAGAACAGATTGTCTGGTGAGATTCCAAGCACTCTTGGTGATTGTCAAAGTTTGGAGTACCTTTATATGAAAGGGAACCTCTTTCAAGGAAACATTCCTCAGTCTTTGGGCAATTTGAAAGGCCTTCAAGAGCTAGACCTTT CCAACAATCTATCGGGATCGATTCCAGAATCCTTAGGGAGGTTGCGTGCTCTGCTTCAGCTAGATTTATCCTTCAATGATCTCACTGGTGAGGTACCAAAGGAAGGGGTCTTTAAAAATGCAAGTGCTATTTCCATACTCCACAACGATGGCCTTTGTGGAGGTATTGTAGAATTAAATTTGCCTTCATGTGATACCCAATCTTCCACAAAAAAGCATATGTCTCTTGCACTTAAAACAATCATCATTGTCATCAGTG GTCTCTTTCTAGTCCTATTGCTTTCTGTGTACATGTCTCTTCATTGGGTGAAGAATTGCAGCAGAACTTCATCTC CTTCCATTAAGGATCAATTCATGAGGGTCTCTT TTGACCTGTTTCGAGCAACTAATGGCTTCTCatcatctaatttaattggagctGGAAGTTTTGGTTCTGTTTACAAGGGAGTTTTGGACTCTATTGAACACATTGTTGCAGTGAAGGTTCTAGATCTTCAACAACGAGGAGCATCGAAGAGTTTCATGGCTGAATGTGAAGCCTTAAGAAACATCCGTCATCGAAATCTTGTTAAGATCTTAACTTCATGTTCAGGTGTCGATTCCAAAGGTGATGATTTTAAGGCTCTGGTGCTTGAATTCATGCCTAATGGAAGTTTGGAGAAGTGGTTGCATCCAGAGGAATCTTTGCATTCTGAAAAGAGGACCTTGAGCCTTATCCAGAGATTGAACATAGCTATTGATGTTGCCTCTGCATTGGATTACCTTCATCACCATAGCCAGATACCAATTGTTCATTGTGATCTGAAACCAAGCAATGTTCTGCTAGATGATGACATGTGTGCACATCTGAGCGACTTTGGATTAGCAAGGATTCTTTCTGATGAAGTTTTTAAGTCCAACGAATATCCATCTAGCTCCGTCGGAATAAGGGGAACCATTGGTTACATTGCTCCAG AATATGGGATGGGTGGTCAAGTCTCCACCAAAGGCGATGTCTACAGTTATGGAATCCTCTTGCTGGAGATGTTTACAGGGAAAAGACCAACTGATGACATCTTAAAGGATGGTTTAGAACTCTATAAATATGTAGAGATGGCATTTCCCGACCGAGTGTTGGATGTTGTGGATCCCCATCTTCTCTTATGGGAGGATCACCAGGATGCTCGAGGAGACTTTCTAAACAACAACGAGGCAAGGGTGGAAGAGCAGAAGTGCATGGTTTCGGTGATCAGAATTGGTCTTTCATGTTCCAAGGAAGATCCAAGAGAAAGAATGGAGATGGAAAATGGCGTAAGTGATATGAATGCAACTAGAGATAAGCTTCTTAGAGCATACCTGATGACGTGA